A single genomic interval of Sebastes umbrosus isolate fSebUmb1 chromosome 9, fSebUmb1.pri, whole genome shotgun sequence harbors:
- the LOC119494589 gene encoding protein Daple isoform X1: MNMRRFFRAQKDEDDSQIQYLTAKCNRLAHDKAVLDREFLLSRDRERKLHNDLEAVIARLLHQEQLNLELRMREDQLISRIHQQQDLVDLLQKRVVLLAEASTRDAELLRQVGSELFCLQSSEGKLEGLVEELHAEAQHRVVVAEGLQKGLRVEAQRRAALMESLQAELRSKTAVLEELQDTNQTLTEKLMDLRSAHQKEVRELQQENEGSLRKLQGTAEQFEWLCQQQRYWMCCVKRFKDTLMEERDALLQQVVLLKKKAEKLKKSLHDDSPTQSVLCPLQDTKCCDGSITSWDAEAVADLEAQVEKSNMLYKELFNQAGSPINGHQKPP; encoded by the exons ATGAACATGAGGAGGTTTTTCCGAGCACAAAAGGACGAAGACGACAGCCAGATCCAGTATCTGACGGCCAAGTGCAACCGCCTGGCTCATGATAAAG CGGTGCTAGACAGGGAGTTCCTGTTGTCCAGAGACAGGGAGAGGAAGCTGCACAATGATCTGGAAGCTGTGATCGCTCGACTCCTCCACCAGGAGCAGCTGAACCTGGAGCTCAGGATGAGAGAGGACCAGCTCATCAGCAGGATCCACCAGCAACAG GACCTGGTGGACTTGCTGCAGAAGCGCGTGGTCCTGCTGGCGGAGGCGAGCACCCGGGACGCAGAGCTGCTGCGGCAGGTCGGCTCGGAGCTGTTTTGCCTGCAGAGCTCCGAGGGGAAACTGGAGGGCCTGGTGGAGGAGCTGCACGCCGAGGCCCAACACAGAGTTGTGGTGGCAGAGGGCCTCCAGAAGGGGCTGCGCGTTGAGGCCCAGCGCAGAGCTGCGCTGATGGAGAGCCTGCAGGCAGAGCTGCGCAG TAAGACAGCGGTGCTGGAGGAGCTTCAAGACACCAACCAAACTCTGACAGAGAAGCTGATGGATTTACGCTCCGCTCATCAGAAGGAG GTGAgggagctgcagcaggagaaCGAGGGGAGTCTGAGGAAACTACAGGGGACAGCAGAGCAGTTTGAGTGGCTCTGTCAGCAACAGCGCTACTGGATGTGTTGTGTCAAGAG ATTCAAAGACAccctgatggaggagagagatgctCTTCTGCAACAGGTCGTCTTGTTGAAAAAGAAGGCAGAGAAACTGAAGAAGAGTTTACATGATGACAGTCCCACACAGAGCGTCCTCTGTCCTCTACAGGACACTAAATGCTGTGACGG CAGTATAACATCGTGGGATGCAGAAGCAGTTGCTGACCTGGAGGCTCAGGTGGAGAAGTCAAACATGCTGTATAAGGAGCTCTTTAACCAG GCAGGGAGCCCGATCAACGGACACCAAAAACCTCCTTGA
- the LOC119494589 gene encoding protein Daple isoform X2: MNMRRFFRAQKDEDDSQIQYLTAKCNRLAHDKAVLDREFLLSRDRERKLHNDLEAVIARLLHQEQLNLELRMREDQLISRIHQQQDLVDLLQKRVVLLAEASTRDAELLRQVGSELFCLQSSEGKLEGLVEELHAEAQHRVVVAEGLQKGLRVEAQRRAALMESLQAELRSKTAVLEELQDTNQTLTEKLMDLRSAHQKEVRELQQENEGSLRKLQGTAEQFEWLCQQQRYWMCCVKRFKDTLMEERDALLQQVVLLKKKAEKLKKSLHDDSPTQSVLCPLQDTKCCDGITSWDAEAVADLEAQVEKSNMLYKELFNQAGSPINGHQKPP; this comes from the exons ATGAACATGAGGAGGTTTTTCCGAGCACAAAAGGACGAAGACGACAGCCAGATCCAGTATCTGACGGCCAAGTGCAACCGCCTGGCTCATGATAAAG CGGTGCTAGACAGGGAGTTCCTGTTGTCCAGAGACAGGGAGAGGAAGCTGCACAATGATCTGGAAGCTGTGATCGCTCGACTCCTCCACCAGGAGCAGCTGAACCTGGAGCTCAGGATGAGAGAGGACCAGCTCATCAGCAGGATCCACCAGCAACAG GACCTGGTGGACTTGCTGCAGAAGCGCGTGGTCCTGCTGGCGGAGGCGAGCACCCGGGACGCAGAGCTGCTGCGGCAGGTCGGCTCGGAGCTGTTTTGCCTGCAGAGCTCCGAGGGGAAACTGGAGGGCCTGGTGGAGGAGCTGCACGCCGAGGCCCAACACAGAGTTGTGGTGGCAGAGGGCCTCCAGAAGGGGCTGCGCGTTGAGGCCCAGCGCAGAGCTGCGCTGATGGAGAGCCTGCAGGCAGAGCTGCGCAG TAAGACAGCGGTGCTGGAGGAGCTTCAAGACACCAACCAAACTCTGACAGAGAAGCTGATGGATTTACGCTCCGCTCATCAGAAGGAG GTGAgggagctgcagcaggagaaCGAGGGGAGTCTGAGGAAACTACAGGGGACAGCAGAGCAGTTTGAGTGGCTCTGTCAGCAACAGCGCTACTGGATGTGTTGTGTCAAGAG ATTCAAAGACAccctgatggaggagagagatgctCTTCTGCAACAGGTCGTCTTGTTGAAAAAGAAGGCAGAGAAACTGAAGAAGAGTTTACATGATGACAGTCCCACACAGAGCGTCCTCTGTCCTCTACAGGACACTAAATGCTGTGACGG TATAACATCGTGGGATGCAGAAGCAGTTGCTGACCTGGAGGCTCAGGTGGAGAAGTCAAACATGCTGTATAAGGAGCTCTTTAACCAG GCAGGGAGCCCGATCAACGGACACCAAAAACCTCCTTGA
- the leprotl1 gene encoding leptin receptor overlapping transcript-like 1 isoform X1, producing the protein MAGIKALISLSFGGAIGLMFLMLGCALPVYDKYWPLFLLFFYILSPIPYCISRRVVDDTDSASNACKELAIFLTTGIVISAFGLPIVFARAEVIAWGACALVLTGNVVIFGTILGFFMVFGSNDDFSWQQW; encoded by the exons ATGGCTGGGATTAAAG CTCTCATCAGCCTGTCCTTTGGAGGGGCCATTGGCCTCATGTTCCTCATGCTAGGATGTGCCCTCCCTGTGTATGA caaaTACTGgcctttgttcctcctcttcttctacaTCCTCTCCCCCATCCCTTACTGCATCTCGCGGAGGGTGGTCGACGACACAGACTCGGCCAGTAACGCTTGCAAAGAGCTGGCCATCTTCCTCACGACGGGCATTGTCATCTCAGCCTTCGGCCTGCCCATCGTCTTCGCAAGAGCTGAAGTA ATCGCCTGGGGGGCGTGTGCGCTCGTGCTAACGGGTAACGTAGTCATCTTCGGGACCATCCTGGGCTTCTTCATGGTCTTCGGATCCAACGACGACTTCAGTTGGCAGCAGTGGTAA
- the leprotl1 gene encoding leptin receptor overlapping transcript-like 1 isoform X2: MAGIKALISLSFGGAIGLMFLMLGCALPVYDKYWPLFLLFFYILSPIPYCISRRVVDDTDSASNACKELAIFLTTGIVISAFGLPIVFARAEVVCFWLQAAAGKCAYLTSKNIKREKVKQNQLGN; encoded by the exons ATGGCTGGGATTAAAG CTCTCATCAGCCTGTCCTTTGGAGGGGCCATTGGCCTCATGTTCCTCATGCTAGGATGTGCCCTCCCTGTGTATGA caaaTACTGgcctttgttcctcctcttcttctacaTCCTCTCCCCCATCCCTTACTGCATCTCGCGGAGGGTGGTCGACGACACAGACTCGGCCAGTAACGCTTGCAAAGAGCTGGCCATCTTCCTCACGACGGGCATTGTCATCTCAGCCTTCGGCCTGCCCATCGTCTTCGCAAGAGCTGAAGTA GTTTGCTTTTGGCTCCAGGCAGCAGCAGGCAAATGTGCTTATCTGACAAGCAAGAACATTAAGAGggaaaaagtcaaacaaaaccAGTTAggcaattaa
- the srp72 gene encoding signal recognition particle subunit SRP72 has protein sequence MASGGGVSVASLWTEVNRCGQNGDFTRALKALTKILHENRDDVTAHHCKIVCLVQIGSFKEALNVMNTHSKLLSSDVVFEKAYCEYRLNRVESALKTIEAAPEQTDKLKELYGQVLYRLERYDDCKSVYTDLIRNSQDEYEEERKTNLAAVVASMSQWEEAPLEDLGLPESTYELCYNAACALIGQGQLTEANNKLQQAEELCRASLADDSDVTEEDIESELAVIHSQMAFIMQLQGRTDEALQLYNQVIKLKPSDVGLLAVTANNIITINKDQNVFDSKKKVKLTNAEGVEYKLATKQLQAIDFNKALLAMYTNQADQCRKLSSSLQSQNPGHPRPVLIQVAQLCREKQHSRAIELLQQFSDQHPESASGIKLTMAQLYLIQGHVTKACDVLRSIEEFKHKSGMISALVTMYSHEEDIDSAIEIFKQAIEHYQSEQTGSAAHLALVREAANFKLKYGRKKEAISDLEQLWKQNTNDIHTLAQLISAYSLVDTDKAKSLSKHLPSADTMALNVDVDELENSHGATYVRKKAAKVTVEKPSKEQSQPGEIKKKKKKKRGKLPKNCDPKATPDIERWMPMRERTYYRGKKKGKKKEQIGKGTQGATAGASAELDASKTASSPPTSPRPGSASGSSTAPASNVVPPRQQKPAASGATRKKVPQKKKKGGKGGW, from the exons ATGGCGAGCGGTGGAGGAGTCTCGGTGGCTTCTCTGTGGACTGAAGTGAACCGCTGTGGACAGAATGGAGACTTTACAAGAGCCCTGAAAGCTCTGACTAAAA TTCTGCATGAAAACAGGGATGATGTGACGGCCCATCACTGTAAAATAGTTTGCCTTGTCCAGATTGGGAGCTTCAAAGAGGCGCTGAATGTCATGAACACACATTCAAAACTGCTCAGCAG tgATGTTGTGTTTGAGAAGGCGTACTGCGAGTACCGGCTGAACAGAGTGGAAAGCGCCCTGAAGACCATCGAGGCTGCTCCTGAACAAACAGACAAGTTGAAAGAGCTCTACGGTCAAGTG TTGTACAGACTGGAGCGCTACGACGACTGCAAGTCCGTCTACACAGATCTGATCAGGAACTCCCAGGATGAGTACGAGGAGGAAAGGAAGACCAACCTCGCTGCTGTGGTGGCTTCTATGAGTCAGTGGGAGGAAGCTCCGTTG GAGGATTTAGGTCTTCCCGAGTCCACGTATGAGCTGTGCTACAATGCTGCCTGCGCTCTGATTGGCCAGGGACAGCTAACAGAGGCCAACAATAAACTACAACAAGCAGAAG AGCTTTGCAGAGCCTCGTTGGCAGATGATTCT GATGTGACTGAGGAGGACATCGAGTCAGAGCTGGCCGTCATCCATTCTCAGATGGCGTTCATCATGCAGTTACAAGGTCGGACAGACGAGGCCCTGCAGCTCTACAACCAGGTCATCAAGCTCAA GCCATCAGATGTTGGGCTGCTTGCTGTGACCGCCAACAATATCATTACGATAAACAAG GACCAAAACGTGTTCGACTCAAAGAAAAAGGTGAAACTGACGAACGCTGAAGGTGTCGAATACAAGCTGGCGACGAAGCAGCTGCAGGCCATCGACTTCAACAAAGCCCTCCTGGCCATGTACACTAACCAG GCTGACCAGTGCAGGAAACTGTCATCCAGTCTTCAGTCTCAGAATCCGGGTCACCCGCGGCCGGTTCTCATCCAGGTCGCTCAGCTGTGCAGAGAGAAGCAGCACAGTCGGGCCATAGAGCTGCTCCAG CAATTCTCAGACCAACATCCAGAGAGTGCATCTGGCATTAAACTGACAATGGCACAACTCTATTTAATACAAG GTCACGTAACAAAAGCTTGTGATGTTCTAAGGTCCATTGAAGAGTTCAAGCACAAATCGGGGATG ATTTCAGCTCTGGTAACGATGTACTCCCACGAAGAAGACATTGACAGCGCTATTGAGATTTTCAAACAAGCCATTGAGCACTACCAGTCTGAACAG aCCGGATCCGCTGCACACTTGGCACTTGTACGAGAAGCTGCCAATTTCAAACTGAAGTACGGACGGAAAAAAGAGGCCATTAGTGATCTGGAGCAGCTGTGGAA GCAAAACACCAACGACATCCACACACTGGCACAACTCATCTCGGCGTATTCTTTGGTGGACACGGATAAAGCCAAATC CCTCAGCAAGCACCTGCCCTCTGCAGACACAATGGCGCTCAATGTGGACGTGGACGAGCTGGAGAACTCCCACGGGGCCACCTACGTCAGGAAAAAGGCTGCTAAGGTCACAGTAGAAAAACCTTCCAAAGAACAAAG CCAACCAGGCGAGatcaaaaagaagaagaagaaaaagagag gcaaaCTTCCCAAGAACTGCGACCCCAAAGCGACCCCTGACATTGAGAGGTGGATGCCCATGAGGGAGCGTACCTACTACAGAGGCAAGAAGAAGGggaagaagaaggagcagaTAGGAAAAGGCACACAGGGAGCGACGGCAGGAGCTTCGGCCGAGCT GGATGCCAGTAAGACAGCCAGCAGCCCCCCTACCTCCCCCAGACCAGGGTCTGCATCTGGTTCATCTACAGCCCCCGCCAGCAACGTAGTCCCCCCACGACAGCAGAAACCTGCAGCCTCGGGGGCCACGCGCAAGAAGgtaccacagaagaagaagaagggaggcAAAGGAGGCTGGTAG